One window of Dehalobacterium formicoaceticum genomic DNA carries:
- a CDS encoding (2Fe-2S)-binding protein — protein sequence MAKNRIICTTNDVDYLSIRKAMTSGARTIEEIAELAGVCTECEGCKSELEAILSSVCGCKKVSLEAVVNAVKNGADTVEKVGEVTGAGTGVDEETGEECGKCKGLIQNIIDLGR from the coding sequence ATGGCAAAAAACAGAATAATTTGTACAACAAATGATGTTGATTATCTATCAATTAGAAAGGCGATGACTTCTGGTGCAAGAACTATAGAAGAAATAGCAGAGTTAGCAGGAGTATGTACTGAGTGTGAAGGATGTAAAAGTGAATTAGAAGCAATACTTTCTTCTGTTTGCGGCTGCAAGAAGGTTTCTTTGGAAGCGGTAGTAAATGCAGTTAAAAATGGTGCAGATACAGTAGAAAAGGTTGGAGAAGTAACAGGCGCTGGAACAGGTGTAGATGAAGAAACAGGTGAAGAATGTGGAAAATGTAAGGGCCTTATCCAAAACATTATTGATTTAGGGAGATAA
- the arr gene encoding NAD(+)--rifampin ADP-ribosyltransferase yields MVGEKEILNNLEKLTTETGLEKLLNKPIDTGPFYHGTKADLKVGDLLEPGFSSNYGKRKKANFIYFTATMDAAIWGAELAVGDHPGRIYQVEPIDTFENDPNLTDKKFPGNPTRSYRTKQPLRIVGEVLEWEGHSPEVLQNMLDNLEKLKSQGIEAINE; encoded by the coding sequence ATGGTGGGCGAAAAAGAAATACTTAATAATCTCGAAAAGCTAACCACTGAAACTGGATTAGAGAAATTATTGAATAAACCCATAGACACCGGCCCTTTCTACCATGGCACAAAAGCCGATTTAAAGGTTGGGGATTTGCTGGAACCTGGCTTTAGTTCTAATTATGGTAAGCGAAAGAAGGCTAACTTCATCTATTTCACCGCAACCATGGATGCGGCGATTTGGGGAGCAGAACTTGCGGTTGGTGATCATCCAGGTCGGATCTATCAAGTGGAGCCCATCGATACTTTTGAGAATGATCCTAATTTAACTGATAAGAAATTCCCAGGCAATCCGACAAGGTCTTATCGTACCAAGCAACCGCTGCGAATAGTGGGCGAAGTCTTGGAATGGGAGGGACATTCTCCAGAGGTGCTCCAGAACATGTTAGATAACCTTGAGAAGCTAAAATCGCAAGGGATCGAGGCAATTAACGAATGA
- a CDS encoding iron chaperone, with the protein MKDFQIFLDSIGESDKRERMESILNNIKDKFPQLNEEIKWNQPMFSDHGTFIIGFSVAKGHIAVAPEAVVISLFEKEIEEAGYTHTQELFRIKWADNVDFELLYKMVAYNIEDKKDMTNFWR; encoded by the coding sequence ATGAAAGATTTTCAAATATTTTTAGATAGTATCGGTGAATCGGACAAAAGGGAACGGATGGAAAGCATCCTAAATAACATTAAAGACAAGTTTCCTCAATTGAATGAAGAAATTAAGTGGAATCAGCCGATGTTTAGTGACCATGGAACTTTTATCATCGGTTTTAGTGTTGCTAAAGGGCATATTGCGGTGGCGCCTGAAGCGGTGGTCATTAGTCTGTTTGAAAAGGAGATCGAGGAAGCAGGTTATACCCATACACAGGAGCTGTTCAGAATCAAGTGGGCGGATAATGTAGATTTTGAATTGTTATATAAAATGGTTGCCTACAACATTGAGGATAAAAAAGATATGACAAATTTTTGGAGGTAA
- a CDS encoding iron chaperone, whose protein sequence is MKDFQIFLDSIGESDKRERMESILNNIKDMFPQLNEEIKWNQPMFSDHGTFIIGFSVAKGHIAVAPEAVVISLFEKEIEEAGYTHTQELFRITWTDNVDFELLYKMVAYNIEDKKDMTNFWR, encoded by the coding sequence ATGAAAGATTTTCAAATATTTTTAGATAGTATCGGTGAATCGGACAAAAGGGAACGGATGGAAAGCATCCTAAATAACATTAAGGACATGTTTCCTCAATTGAATGAAGAAATTAAGTGGAATCAGCCGATGTTTAGTGACCATGGAACTTTTATCATCGGTTTTAGTGTTGCTAAAGGGCACATTGCGGTAGCGCCTGAAGCGGTGGTCATTAGTTTGTTTGAAAAGGAGATCGAGGAAGCAGGTTATACCCATACACAGGAGCTGTTTAGAATCACATGGACGGATAATGTAGATTTTGAATTGTTATATAAAATGGTTGCCTACAACATTGAGGATAAAAAAGATATGACAAATTTTTGGAGGTAA
- a CDS encoding ABC transporter ATP-binding protein — protein MNNILEVKELKKIFTMKNGRKIEAVKNISFNVRRGEVFGFLGPNGAGKSTTISMLTTQKPATAGDILLDGESLIKNPANARRKIGVVAQHNNLDRGLTARENLMYHAKYFGMETNMANKKADEYLEKFGLADRQHDYVKSYSGGMAQRVKIARAMIHTPDILYLDEPTTGLDPSYRSILWEQMVELNKAGTTIFLTTHYMEEPEQLCDRIAIINNGELIALGTSSELKNMIPSNNIVSMKLSVLNDSYVESAKELPGVEKATIQSGLLQLYMKDAQPDFNRLVSWVKGLDTTLQNISLSTSTLDDVFIHLTGKGIMSNEIK, from the coding sequence ATGAATAATATTTTAGAAGTAAAAGAGTTAAAAAAGATTTTTACTATGAAAAATGGACGCAAGATTGAAGCTGTAAAAAATATAAGTTTTAATGTTAGACGTGGTGAGGTGTTTGGTTTTTTAGGTCCAAATGGTGCGGGTAAAAGCACAACTATTAGCATGTTGACAACACAAAAACCAGCAACCGCTGGAGATATTTTGCTAGATGGAGAATCATTGATCAAAAATCCGGCTAACGCACGAAGAAAGATTGGAGTTGTCGCGCAGCATAACAATTTAGATAGAGGTTTGACTGCAAGGGAAAATCTAATGTATCATGCAAAATATTTTGGCATGGAAACAAACATGGCAAACAAAAAGGCAGATGAATACCTTGAAAAATTTGGCCTAGCAGATCGTCAACATGATTATGTAAAAAGCTATTCAGGTGGTATGGCACAAAGGGTAAAAATCGCTAGAGCAATGATTCATACTCCTGACATACTGTATCTAGATGAACCAACCACAGGTCTTGACCCTAGTTACCGCTCTATTTTGTGGGAACAAATGGTAGAGCTCAACAAAGCAGGTACAACAATATTTCTTACAACACATTACATGGAGGAACCTGAGCAACTATGTGACCGTATCGCAATCATCAATAATGGAGAACTGATAGCTCTAGGTACTTCTTCAGAGTTGAAGAACATGATTCCATCCAACAACATTGTATCCATGAAACTGTCTGTACTTAATGATAGTTATGTAGAGTCGGCAAAGGAATTGCCTGGTGTTGAGAAGGCTACTATTCAAAGCGGCTTACTCCAGCTTTATATGAAGGATGCGCAACCGGATTTTAACCGTTTAGTAAGTTGGGTAAAAGGTCTTGATACAACTTTACAGAACATCAGCTTGAGTACCAGCACGTTAGATGATGTATTCATTCACTTGACAGGAAAGGGGATTATGAGCAATGAAATCAAATAA
- a CDS encoding ABC transporter permease, which translates to MKSNNQIKDTTLTAFKAMVKRDLVIQLRDKWEFVFRVAMLPFILILTYGYILPRIGLLPTTFPTQMFSGMIGMSMLITGIHGTAVPFTMDFNNLREIEDRLLAPVSINIIALAKMLVGIIESFIGGLIVLPISLVFMGSSLDISVTPEGILILIPVLILISIASATLGLLVGTIIKPMQIAAMFPGFLMPVVFLGAIFFSWSSLAATPVIQKIVLINPLVYANEALRAILTPQIGYMPIWLSITGLIVSILIMGYIGAKRFTKMATGAK; encoded by the coding sequence ATGAAATCAAATAATCAAATAAAGGATACTACATTGACTGCCTTCAAGGCGATGGTCAAACGAGACCTTGTTATACAATTGAGAGATAAATGGGAGTTTGTATTCCGTGTTGCTATGCTACCGTTTATCCTGATTTTAACATATGGTTATATTCTACCAAGAATCGGTTTATTACCTACTACCTTTCCAACCCAGATGTTTTCAGGAATGATAGGCATGAGCATGTTAATAACAGGTATCCATGGAACAGCAGTTCCGTTTACAATGGATTTCAATAATCTCCGTGAGATTGAAGACCGGCTACTTGCACCTGTATCGATAAATATCATTGCATTGGCTAAAATGTTAGTTGGTATTATAGAATCATTTATCGGAGGGCTGATTGTGTTGCCAATTTCTCTTGTTTTCATGGGAAGCTCTCTTGATATTTCGGTTACACCAGAAGGAATTCTTATTCTGATTCCAGTGCTTATACTGATTTCTATTGCCTCTGCAACACTGGGTCTTTTAGTTGGTACAATTATAAAGCCAATGCAAATTGCAGCAATGTTCCCAGGGTTCTTAATGCCTGTTGTGTTTTTGGGTGCGATTTTCTTCTCTTGGAGCAGCCTTGCCGCCACTCCAGTTATTCAAAAAATCGTACTTATAAACCCTCTTGTGTATGCAAATGAAGCTTTACGAGCGATACTTACACCACAAATTGGATATATGCCTATATGGCTTAGCATTACTGGTCTGATAGTAAGCATACTTATTATGGGCTATATTGGTGCAAAAAGATTCACTAAAATGGCAACTGGTGCTAAGTAA
- a CDS encoding MarR family winged helix-turn-helix transcriptional regulator, whose amino-acid sequence MFDIDTCLYYITGNSARKINEAVNERVFKNGVTSVQWIALYNIGKYEKISQTDLCHAMNKKPSTVARLIDRMEKEGYVLRQRSSEDRRVIYLSLTDKGTRARVDLLPKADKLSKIVSQGISEEHLAIFKNVLKTMSENVSKEEE is encoded by the coding sequence ATGTTTGATATAGACACTTGTTTATACTATATAACAGGAAACTCTGCCAGGAAAATAAACGAGGCAGTTAATGAGAGGGTATTTAAAAATGGAGTTACCTCGGTTCAATGGATAGCTTTATACAATATAGGTAAATATGAAAAAATTAGTCAAACGGACCTTTGTCATGCAATGAATAAAAAACCATCTACAGTTGCCAGGCTAATTGATAGAATGGAAAAAGAAGGATATGTATTAAGGCAAAGAAGTTCTGAGGACAGAAGGGTGATATATTTAAGTTTAACCGACAAGGGAACAAGGGCAAGGGTAGATTTATTACCGAAAGCAGATAAGCTGAGCAAGATTGTCAGTCAAGGAATTTCAGAGGAACATTTGGCAATCTTTAAGAATGTATTGAAAACAATGTCTGAAAATGTGAGCAAAGAAGAAGAGTGA